Proteins from a genomic interval of Zingiber officinale cultivar Zhangliang chromosome 1B, Zo_v1.1, whole genome shotgun sequence:
- the LOC122041064 gene encoding serine/threonine-protein phosphatase 2A activator-like has protein sequence MTDPGSSSGAPPPSSPGAPSMPVQCSSCVVCGGTAASRLGTPLCSNCRLPPTPAIDAPMATASVSRIPVPQPLPVPLAEPPYHFHVPWRRISSPDDIRRFDASTSGRHFLGFIAALSHSVCGRKLSDPVPSPLSDTVVGLLSLLQTLTRWIDEFPPLAHALRICNPAYRFWHARLTDKGYDLVLALLAQYDELRPAADELLPYLLDSFGNVYRIDYGNAHENNFAAFLYCLARLGLIKEEDYPALVLGVFSTYLDLMRRLQIIYNLKPDGGHGGWALDDYHFLPFIFGSAQLIDHKYMKPNSIHNDDILDYFSTDYMYLACVAFVKKVKKGVFAEHSFMLDGISGAASWKKVNIGMLRLYKGEVLEQVSIMKHFLFGSLIRWE, from the exons ATGACCGATCCCGGTAGCTCCTCCGGCGcacctcctccctcatctcccgGTGCGCCTTCGATGCCAGTTCAATGCTCATCCTGCGTTGTTTGCGGTGGCACCGCGGCCTCCCGGTTAGGCACTCCGCTGTGCTCCAACTGCCGCCTTCCCCCGACCCCGGCCATCGACGCCCCCATGGCTACGGCTTCTGTTTCTCGCATTCCCGTCCCCCAACCTCTTCCCGTTCCCCTTGCCGAGCCACCGTATCATTTCCATGTCCCGTGGAGGCGCATTTCCTCCCCTGACGACATCCGCCGCTTTGACGCCTCCACCTCTGGCCGTCACTTCCTCGGCTTCATCGCAGCCCTTTCCCACTCGGTCTGCGGCCGAAAACTCTCCGACCCTGTTCCTTCCCCACTTTCCGACACTGTCGTCGGCCTCCTCTctcttctccaaaccctcacccgcTGGATCGACGAGTTCCCCCCTCTCGCCCACGCCTTACGCATCTGCAATCCAGCCTACCGCTTTTGGCACGCACGTCTCACTGACAAGGGCTATGACCTCGTTCTTGCTCTCCTAGCCCAGTACGACGAGCTCCGTCCCGCCGCAGACGAACTCCTTCCGTACCTTCTTGACTCTTTCGGAAACGTCTACCGCATCGACTACGGAAATGCCCATGAGAACAACTTCGCCGCCTTCCTCTACTGCCTCGCCCGCCTCGGGCTCATCAAAGAAGAGGACTATCCCGCTCTCGTCCTTGGTGTCTTCTCTACCTACCTTGATCTTATGCGTAGACTGCAGATCATCTACAACCTCAAACCGGATGGAGGGCACGGAGGGTGGGCGCTCGATGACTACCACTTCCTCCCTTTTATATTTGGATCGGCTCAGCTGATTGATCACAAGTACATGAAGCCAAATTCGATTCATAACGACGACATTCTTGACTATTTCTCTACTGATTACATGTACTTGGCGTGCGTGGCGTTTGTGAAGAAGGTGAAGAAAGGGGTCTTTGCAGAGCATTCTTTCATGCTTGATGGTATCAGTGGCGCTGCGTCATGGAAGAAGGTGAACATTGGGATGTTGAGGTTGTACAAGGGCGAAGTACTCGAGCAAGTATCCATCATGAAGCATTTCCTCTTTGGATCCCTCATAAGATG GGAGTGA